Proteins from a single region of Flavobacterium sp. YJ01:
- a CDS encoding alpha/beta hydrolase family protein, translating into MKKFKLLLSAFLLCLTTMTYAAKVDTLQVASAAMGKTYKAAVVLPNSYSKSKTTFPVMYLLHGAYGHFSDWLKNTPNKKLVHNLADQYNMIIVMPEGETFSFYIDSPVNKESQFETFITQEVIQKVDKTYKTIANRNGRVITGLSMGGHGALYLSARHPDLFCAAGSMSGAVDMSTMLNRDSSAQIVKLMQPVFGDKSGNTELYEQNSVLRMADKLKTNKLPLIIDCGVDDFLIEPNRELHRRLVYNKVDHDYTERPGAHTWDYWENSLPYHVLFFNKILLKNQVTAKK; encoded by the coding sequence ATGAAAAAATTTAAATTGCTGTTGTCTGCCTTTTTGCTTTGTCTTACAACCATGACATATGCCGCAAAAGTAGACACCTTACAAGTTGCCAGCGCCGCTATGGGTAAAACCTACAAAGCTGCTGTAGTTTTGCCAAATTCTTATTCTAAAAGCAAAACCACTTTTCCGGTAATGTATTTATTGCACGGAGCCTACGGACATTTTAGCGATTGGCTTAAAAATACTCCAAACAAAAAACTGGTTCATAATCTTGCAGACCAATATAATATGATTATTGTGATGCCAGAAGGTGAGACTTTTAGTTTTTATATTGATAGTCCTGTAAATAAAGAAAGTCAGTTTGAGACTTTTATTACTCAAGAAGTAATTCAGAAAGTAGATAAAACGTATAAAACGATTGCCAATAGAAACGGAAGAGTAATTACCGGACTTTCTATGGGCGGACATGGTGCTTTGTATTTGTCGGCCAGACATCCAGATTTGTTTTGTGCAGCAGGAAGTATGAGTGGTGCGGTAGATATGAGTACAATGCTCAATAGAGATTCTTCGGCTCAAATTGTAAAATTGATGCAGCCCGTTTTTGGAGATAAAAGCGGAAACACCGAATTATACGAGCAAAATTCTGTTTTAAGAATGGCTGATAAATTAAAGACAAATAAACTTCCGTTAATTATAGATTGCGGTGTTGATGATTTTTTAATTGAACCAAATAGAGAATTGCACAGAAGATTAGTTTATAATAAAGTAGATCACGATTATACGGAACGTCCAGGAGCGCATACTTGGGATTATTGGGAAAATTCTCTTCCATACCATGTTTTATTTTTCAATAAAATACTGCTTAAAAATCAAGTGACTGCGAAAAAATAA
- a CDS encoding AraC family transcriptional regulator: MKTIAPALEVITNSYGSSFTYAKHAEKTNSKAHLWHYHPEIELVYINGGAGKRQIGSHVSYYTNGSLLLIGANLPHCGFTNEQTGNTTETVIHIKPEFLGNDFFIAPEMKKVQNILKQAKGGIAFGGETKKRIGKKIEMMENEPPFQRLLTLLGILDELDSSTESTILNADGFSLELQTQDNDRMNVVFNFVKDHFQESISIDEVSSLVSMTTPSFCRYFKKISNKTFTEFVNEYRLVHASKLLAEQPISINEVCYESGFNNFSHFSKSFKQYTGKSASQYRHEHKIIIS; encoded by the coding sequence ATGAAGACTATTGCCCCAGCTCTTGAAGTGATAACTAACTCATACGGAAGTTCTTTTACTTACGCCAAACACGCCGAAAAGACCAATAGCAAAGCTCATTTATGGCATTATCATCCAGAGATTGAGTTGGTTTATATTAATGGTGGGGCGGGGAAGAGACAAATAGGAAGCCATGTTTCTTATTATACCAATGGTAGTTTACTTTTAATAGGAGCTAATTTGCCTCATTGCGGATTTACAAATGAACAAACAGGAAATACAACAGAAACTGTTATTCATATAAAACCTGAATTTTTAGGAAACGATTTTTTTATCGCTCCTGAGATGAAAAAAGTTCAGAATATTTTAAAACAAGCTAAAGGCGGAATCGCTTTTGGCGGTGAAACGAAAAAAAGAATAGGAAAGAAAATTGAAATGATGGAAAATGAACCGCCATTTCAAAGATTGCTTACTCTTTTAGGAATTTTGGACGAATTAGATTCTTCAACTGAATCGACTATATTAAACGCCGACGGATTTTCATTAGAATTGCAAACTCAAGATAATGACCGTATGAATGTGGTTTTCAATTTTGTGAAAGATCATTTTCAAGAATCTATTTCTATAGATGAGGTTTCGAGTTTGGTAAGTATGACTACGCCATCGTTTTGTCGTTATTTCAAAAAGATTTCCAATAAAACATTTACAGAATTTGTAAATGAATACAGATTGGTGCACGCTTCTAAACTTTTGGCAGAACAGCCAATCAGTATTAATGAAGTTTGTTACGAAAGTGGTTTTAATAATTTCAGCCATTTTAGCAAATCATTTAAACAATATACAGGTAAAAGCGCATCGCAATACCGTCACGAGCATAAGATTATTATTAGTTAA
- a CDS encoding DUF3244 domain-containing protein: MKKIMKLSLVCAVLLTAISTYAIDGNEALNLHVLKGNGKVIAFGINQLQRATISIYDTNGNVLYTENASGKEGILRTFSLEEFPQGKYILEVADSYKKVKYDITVDSKNSVLSSKGVSSVY, translated from the coding sequence ATGAAAAAGATTATGAAATTAAGTTTAGTATGTGCAGTACTTCTAACAGCAATAAGTACTTATGCAATTGATGGAAATGAGGCATTAAATCTTCATGTATTAAAAGGAAATGGCAAGGTTATTGCATTTGGAATTAATCAACTTCAAAGAGCTACTATTAGCATTTATGATACAAATGGTAATGTACTATATACTGAAAATGCTTCTGGTAAAGAAGGAATTTTAAGAACTTTCAGTTTAGAAGAGTTTCCACAAGGAAAATATATCTTAGAAGTTGCAGATAGTTACAAAAAAGTAAAATACGATATTACAGTAGATTCTAAAAACTCAGTTTTGTCTTCAAAAGGAGTTTCTTCAGTTTACTAA
- a CDS encoding T9SS type A sorting domain-containing protein, protein MKKIAKISLVAALLFTGISTYAIDGTSEFNLHVLKANGKLITFGLNQTQKANLAIYDKEGTLIYSETASGKDGILRTFSLEEFPEGTYFLEVEDNTKKAKYEITVTDEATVLSKNAVASVYKSGFAKNTSVATR, encoded by the coding sequence ATGAAAAAGATTGCAAAAATTAGTTTAGTAGCAGCGTTGCTTTTCACTGGAATTAGCACTTACGCAATTGATGGAACGTCGGAGTTTAATCTTCACGTATTAAAAGCTAATGGTAAATTGATCACGTTCGGTCTTAACCAAACACAGAAAGCCAACTTAGCAATATATGACAAAGAAGGAACTTTAATTTATTCTGAAACTGCTTCTGGCAAAGATGGAATTTTAAGAACTTTCAGTCTAGAAGAATTTCCAGAAGGAACATACTTCTTAGAAGTTGAAGACAATACAAAAAAAGCAAAATACGAAATCACTGTAACTGACGAAGCAACTGTTTTATCTAAAAATGCTGTTGCATCTGTTTACAAATCAGGTTTTGCTAAAAATACTAGCGTGGCAACACGCTAA
- a CDS encoding secretion protein — protein MKKIAKMSLVAALLFTGISTYAIDGTSEFNLHVLKANGKLITFALNKVQKASLAIYDKDGTLIYSENASGKEGILRTFSLEEFPEGTYFLEVEDNVKRAKYEIKITENASVLSRNAISSVYKYGFAKNTNVAAR, from the coding sequence ATGAAAAAGATTGCAAAAATGAGTTTAGTAGCAGCGTTGCTTTTCACAGGAATAAGCACTTACGCAATTGACGGAACGTCGGAGTTTAATCTTCACGTATTGAAAGCTAATGGAAAACTGATCACTTTCGCTCTTAACAAAGTACAGAAAGCCAGCTTAGCAATTTATGACAAAGACGGAACGCTAATTTATTCTGAAAATGCTTCTGGTAAAGAAGGAATTTTGAGAACTTTCAGCTTAGAAGAATTTCCAGAAGGAACTTACTTCTTAGAAGTAGAAGACAATGTAAAAAGAGCAAAATATGAAATTAAAATAACTGAAAATGCATCTGTTTTATCTAGAAATGCAATTTCTTCAGTTTATAAATATGGTTTTGCTAAAAATACAAATGTCGCTGCCCGTTAA
- a CDS encoding secretion protein, translated as MTKFTKAGLVAAFFLATVFTYAIDGKGDYILNIKTGNGKVVSFTLDTVESSSFSIYDENHNLLYAGDALADKLEVSKTISLENFPAGTYVLELKANDKVAKHEIKVAAKKVKNVKLDNSANHSPGFRR; from the coding sequence ATGACAAAATTTACCAAAGCTGGTTTAGTTGCTGCCTTTTTTTTAGCGACTGTGTTTACCTATGCCATTGACGGAAAAGGTGACTATATTTTAAACATTAAAACAGGTAACGGAAAAGTAGTTAGCTTTACTTTAGACACTGTTGAGAGTTCATCTTTCTCTATTTATGATGAGAACCACAACTTACTTTATGCGGGAGACGCTTTAGCAGATAAGTTAGAGGTTTCAAAAACAATTAGTTTAGAAAACTTTCCTGCTGGAACTTACGTTCTAGAATTGAAAGCAAACGACAAAGTTGCGAAACACGAAATTAAAGTTGCTGCTAAAAAGGTGAAAAATGTGAAATTAGACAATTCTGCTAATCATAGTCCAGGATTTCGTCGTTAA
- a CDS encoding T9SS type A sorting domain-containing protein yields the protein MKTKLLLIFLLFLTIQINAQQLIYDFISTPSTFKIFNDKIIFYGNQEDTGRELWLSDGTNSTTKILKDIYPGTEQSVKSGSAILNNKFYFMARDESSEGEIWETDGTDSGTKKITNFINGRTFKLTTVGDRIFFLVRLDTNKFQIWKTDGTTSGTVFIKEISDYWNNSTYEGNCNNTFIFTIQPASTMNSRVWRSDGTADGTYPITQQMDGNGSDSGGTAGFTQYIVHNNKLYFVTRYFLYETDGTLENTKNIGNVWNAQNNIVNHSNVIEANNELYFMFYSSDLNKLSIWKFDNVAKNLSEIYVNSSNKYFTPSNFSKTDDSLLFFGSNTSGNTSLLSLNLNDYSVTDLKELANNDLQRPDFFFVSIYDIATIYKIRQDEYFISSGVNDKFLRKGWIFNKTLNRAENINTLDNITQAIVFKDNLYYGKDSKFWKYSNDLSTPIFGNKSPLVFFPNPSINFINIKAENNNQVESVQVFDLNGRLVTNTSDFANDKIDVSKLSPGTYVLKAKVDGREVSKKIIKR from the coding sequence ATGAAAACAAAATTACTTTTAATTTTTCTACTCTTTTTAACAATACAAATAAATGCTCAACAATTAATTTATGATTTTATAAGTACACCGTCGACTTTTAAAATATTTAATGATAAAATCATATTTTACGGCAATCAAGAAGATACTGGTCGAGAATTATGGCTCAGCGATGGAACTAATTCAACTACAAAAATATTAAAAGACATATATCCTGGTACAGAACAATCAGTAAAATCAGGTTCAGCAATTTTAAATAATAAGTTTTACTTTATGGCTAGAGATGAAAGTTCTGAAGGTGAAATATGGGAGACAGATGGAACTGATTCTGGAACTAAAAAAATCACAAACTTTATTAACGGAAGAACTTTTAAGCTCACGACAGTAGGGGATAGAATATTTTTTCTAGTTCGATTAGATACAAATAAATTCCAAATTTGGAAAACTGATGGAACAACTAGTGGAACAGTATTCATTAAAGAAATTTCAGATTATTGGAATAATTCGACATATGAAGGTAATTGTAATAATACTTTTATATTTACAATTCAGCCAGCTTCAACTATGAACTCAAGAGTATGGAGAAGTGATGGCACTGCTGATGGGACTTATCCTATAACGCAACAAATGGATGGAAATGGTTCCGATTCTGGAGGAACAGCTGGTTTTACTCAGTATATAGTACATAATAATAAGCTATATTTTGTAACTAGATATTTTTTATATGAAACGGATGGAACTCTTGAAAATACCAAAAATATTGGTAATGTCTGGAATGCACAAAATAATATTGTGAATCACAGTAATGTTATCGAAGCAAATAATGAACTTTATTTTATGTTTTATTCATCTGATTTAAACAAGCTGTCAATATGGAAGTTTGATAACGTTGCTAAAAACTTATCCGAAATTTATGTTAACAGTAGCAATAAATATTTTACTCCGTCTAATTTTTCGAAAACAGATGATTCTTTACTTTTCTTCGGATCAAATACAAGTGGAAATACATCTTTATTATCCTTAAATCTAAATGATTATTCGGTTACAGATTTGAAAGAGTTAGCAAATAATGATTTGCAGAGGCCTGATTTCTTTTTTGTATCAATTTATGATATAGCTACGATTTATAAAATTAGGCAAGATGAGTACTTTATTTCTTCTGGAGTAAATGACAAATTTTTGAGAAAAGGATGGATATTTAATAAAACTTTGAATAGAGCTGAAAATATAAATACGCTTGACAATATAACTCAAGCTATCGTTTTTAAAGACAACTTGTATTATGGAAAGGATTCTAAATTCTGGAAGTATAGCAATGATTTAAGTACTCCTATATTTGGAAATAAATCCCCGTTAGTTTTCTTTCCTAATCCTTCAATCAACTTTATCAATATTAAAGCTGAGAATAATAATCAAGTTGAAAGTGTTCAAGTTTTTGATTTAAATGGCAGACTAGTTACAAATACATCTGATTTTGCTAATGATAAAATAGATGTTTCTAAGCTAAGTCCCGGAACATATGTTTTAAAAGCGAAAGTTGATGGACGTGAGGTATCAAAGAAAATAATTAAACGTTAA
- a CDS encoding methylmalonyl-CoA mutase family protein yields MEQQIPYIPKNKVRIVTAASLFDGHDAAINIMRRIIQSTGVEVIHLGHDRSVEEVVNTAIQEDANAIAMTSYQGGHNEYFKYMYDLLREKGAGHIKIFGGGGGVILPSEIEELHEYGITRIYSPDDGRSLGLQGMINDLVQRADFPIGDKLNGEIDHIENKTPTAIARLISSAENFPDIAKPVFDKIHESNSDSKIPVLGITGTGGAGKSSLVDELVRRFLIDFPEKTIGLISVDPSKRKTGGALLGDRIRMNAINNPRVYMRSLATRQSNLALSKYVAEAIQVLKAAKYDLIILETSGIGQSDTEIMDHSDVSLYVMTPEFGAATQLEKIDMLDFADLVALNKFDKRGALDALRDVKKQYQRNHNLWEKNPDEMPVFGTIASQFNDPGMNTLYKAIMDKVVEKTDSELKSTFEITKEMSEKIFVIPPHRTRYLSEIAENNRSYDEIAISQQKVAQKLYGIFKTIESVSGKVPEINKAGIDDSTVLPSGIAEHDENRIFLNLLLNQFDKVKMDLDPYNWEIILNWDEKVAKYKNPVYSFKVRDKEIKIATHSESLSHLQIPKIALPKYEGWGDILRWNLQENVPGEFPFASGLYPFKREGEDPSRMFAGEGGPERTNKRFHYVSAGMPAKRLSTAFDSVTLYGNDPDLRPDIYGKIGNAGVSICCLDDAKKLYSGFDLVHALTSVSMTINGPAPMLLGFFMNAAIDQQCEIYIKANELEKEVEAKINKLYKDKGIERPKYQGELPAGNNGLGLMLLGVTGDLVLPLDVYNEIKVKTLAQVRGTVQADILKEDQAQNTCIFSTEFALRLMGDVQEYFITKNVRNFYSVSISGYHIAEAGANPITQLAFTLSNGFTYVEYYLSRGMNINDFGPNLSFFFSNGVDPEYSVIGRVARKIWAKAMKNKYGANQRAQMLKYHIQTSGRSLHAQEIDFNDIRTTLQALYAIYDNCNSLHTNAYDEAITTPTEESVRRAMAIQLIINKELGLAKNENPIQGSFIIEELTDLVEAAVLQEFDRITERGGVLGAMETMYQRSKIQEESLYYETLKHNGDFPIVGVNTFLSSKGSPTVIPAEVIRATEEEKQYQITMLDNLHQFHEAKVNEHLNTLQQAAIKNENLFDHLMEATKVCSLGQITSALFEVGGQYRRNM; encoded by the coding sequence ATGGAACAACAAATACCATATATTCCTAAAAATAAAGTAAGAATTGTAACTGCTGCTTCACTTTTTGACGGACATGATGCTGCCATTAATATTATGCGCCGTATTATTCAGTCAACAGGAGTTGAGGTTATACATTTAGGTCACGACCGAAGTGTTGAAGAAGTGGTAAATACCGCCATTCAAGAAGATGCCAATGCAATTGCCATGACTTCTTACCAAGGCGGACATAACGAATACTTTAAATATATGTATGATTTGCTTCGCGAAAAAGGAGCAGGCCACATTAAAATCTTCGGAGGTGGAGGTGGAGTGATTCTGCCAAGCGAAATCGAAGAATTACACGAATATGGTATTACAAGAATTTATTCTCCAGATGACGGCCGTTCTCTTGGTTTGCAAGGAATGATTAATGATTTGGTTCAGCGTGCTGATTTTCCTATTGGAGATAAACTAAACGGAGAAATCGATCATATTGAAAATAAAACACCAACTGCAATTGCACGTTTGATTTCTTCGGCAGAAAATTTCCCGGATATTGCAAAACCTGTTTTTGATAAAATACACGAAAGCAATTCTGATTCTAAAATTCCAGTTTTAGGAATTACAGGAACGGGCGGTGCAGGAAAATCTTCTTTGGTTGACGAATTGGTTCGTCGCTTTTTAATTGATTTCCCAGAAAAAACAATCGGATTAATTTCTGTCGATCCTTCTAAGAGAAAAACTGGAGGAGCACTTTTAGGAGACAGAATCCGTATGAATGCGATTAATAATCCTCGTGTATATATGCGTTCGCTGGCGACACGTCAGTCGAATTTGGCTTTGTCTAAATATGTAGCCGAAGCGATTCAGGTTTTGAAAGCCGCAAAATACGATTTGATTATTCTGGAAACTTCAGGAATTGGTCAGTCTGATACCGAGATTATGGATCATTCTGATGTATCCTTATATGTAATGACACCAGAGTTTGGAGCGGCAACACAATTGGAAAAAATCGACATGCTTGATTTTGCCGATTTAGTGGCTTTAAACAAATTTGATAAACGTGGAGCATTGGATGCTTTACGCGATGTAAAAAAACAATATCAGCGCAACCATAATCTTTGGGAAAAGAATCCAGATGAAATGCCTGTTTTTGGAACAATCGCTTCGCAGTTTAACGATCCGGGAATGAATACGCTTTACAAAGCAATTATGGATAAAGTGGTTGAAAAAACCGATTCTGAATTGAAATCGACTTTCGAAATCACAAAAGAAATGAGCGAGAAAATCTTCGTGATTCCGCCACACAGAACACGTTATTTATCTGAAATTGCAGAGAATAACAGATCTTATGATGAAATCGCCATTTCACAGCAAAAAGTAGCGCAAAAATTATACGGAATTTTCAAAACTATTGAATCAGTTTCTGGAAAAGTTCCTGAAATCAATAAAGCTGGAATTGACGATTCGACTGTTTTACCAAGCGGAATTGCTGAACATGATGAAAACAGAATCTTTTTAAATCTTTTACTAAATCAATTCGATAAAGTAAAAATGGATTTAGATCCGTACAATTGGGAAATTATCTTGAATTGGGATGAAAAAGTAGCGAAATACAAAAATCCGGTTTACTCGTTTAAAGTTCGTGATAAAGAAATCAAGATTGCCACGCACTCTGAAAGTTTATCACATTTACAGATTCCGAAAATTGCTTTGCCTAAATATGAAGGCTGGGGCGATATCTTGCGTTGGAATTTACAGGAAAATGTTCCTGGAGAATTTCCATTTGCTTCGGGGTTATATCCGTTTAAACGTGAAGGCGAAGATCCGTCGAGAATGTTTGCGGGTGAGGGCGGACCAGAAAGAACCAATAAACGTTTTCATTATGTAAGTGCGGGAATGCCCGCAAAACGTCTTTCTACGGCTTTTGACAGCGTAACTTTATACGGAAACGATCCAGATTTGCGTCCGGATATTTACGGGAAAATTGGAAATGCGGGAGTTTCAATTTGCTGTTTGGATGATGCTAAAAAACTATATTCAGGTTTCGATTTGGTTCATGCTTTAACTTCGGTAAGTATGACGATTAATGGGCCTGCGCCAATGTTGTTAGGTTTCTTTATGAATGCCGCAATAGATCAGCAATGTGAGATTTACATTAAGGCAAATGAATTAGAAAAAGAAGTTGAGGCAAAAATCAACAAACTATATAAAGACAAAGGAATCGAAAGACCGAAATACCAAGGCGAACTTCCTGCTGGAAACAACGGTTTAGGATTAATGCTTTTGGGCGTTACGGGAGATCTGGTTTTACCTTTGGATGTTTATAACGAAATAAAAGTCAAAACGTTAGCGCAAGTTCGTGGAACGGTTCAGGCCGATATTTTAAAAGAAGATCAGGCGCAGAATACTTGTATTTTTTCAACCGAATTTGCGCTTCGATTAATGGGTGATGTTCAAGAATATTTTATTACTAAAAACGTTCGTAATTTCTATTCGGTTTCGATTTCTGGATATCATATTGCCGAGGCGGGAGCAAACCCAATTACGCAATTGGCATTTACGCTTTCAAATGGTTTCACTTACGTGGAATATTATTTGAGCCGCGGAATGAACATCAACGATTTTGGACCAAATTTATCGTTCTTCTTCTCAAACGGAGTAGATCCAGAATATTCGGTTATTGGTCGTGTGGCGCGTAAAATTTGGGCAAAAGCCATGAAAAATAAATACGGAGCCAACCAAAGAGCACAAATGCTGAAATACCATATTCAGACTTCTGGACGTTCGTTACATGCGCAGGAAATTGATTTTAACGATATTAGAACAACTTTACAGGCTTTATATGCTATTTACGATAACTGCAATTCATTGCATACCAACGCTTACGATGAAGCGATTACAACGCCAACAGAAGAATCTGTACGTCGTGCAATGGCGATTCAGTTGATTATTAATAAAGAATTAGGTTTAGCGAAAAACGAAAACCCAATTCAAGGTTCGTTCATCATCGAAGAATTGACTGATTTAGTTGAAGCAGCAGTTCTTCAAGAATTCGACAGAATCACAGAAAGAGGCGGAGTTCTAGGCGCAATGGAAACCATGTACCAAAGATCTAAAATTCAGGAAGAAAGTTTGTATTACGAAACCTTAAAACACAACGGCGATTTCCCAATTGTGGGTGTAAATACATTCTTGAGTTCAAAAGGTTCGCCAACGGTAATTCCGGCTGAGGTTATTCGCGCCACTGAAGAAGAAAAACAATATCAAATTACGATGTTGGATAACTTGCATCAATTTCACGAAGCAAAAGTAAACGAGCATTTAAATACGTTGCAGCAAGCTGCTATTAAAAACGAAAACTTATTCGACCATTTAATGGAAGCTACAAAAGTTTGTTCTTTAGGTCAGATTACTTCGGCGTTGTTTGAAGTTGGTGGGCAGTATAGAAGGAATATGTAG
- a CDS encoding L,D-transpeptidase family protein: protein MKTFYSFTVILGLSFFIFSFNTIENSNFSHKKTSNHTTVFNDTDLANAAKANDFFKRYSDLKKYKSDIMSLYKNRTLGSIWFDEDEINEFGSVLYEKAKKTNDLIVPYQKEIDLLFDSKSESNISKTDADMLLSSLYVMYTKKNNTDKKKLAYDVMLKDFLNYSTIEESSATANLDAKVEYDQYYKLQDVLKKYKKLDRSHKWKPIETEVPYKDLRPDAVSNTIAQVRTRLYLLGDLKQDSKSDVYDRELMDAVMKYKVRNGFKPNYILAEEHIKEMNIPLSEKMETLQLNMERCRAIAAQIAASDEYVLVNVPSYEMVYVKNGKVQLTSPVFVGAPLTKTTIFNGEIDRIVFSPYWTVPQSIVQNELRSKIASDPNYLAEKNMEMVNGQVRQKPGPDNSLGLVKFMFPNSDDIYMHDTPSKTLFDFEKRTFSHGCINVKMAKELAVAMLQDYPEWTQAKIDKAMEGKTESSFKLSKKVPIYITYFTSLVNENGEIGFFQDVYEKDKEVTSETAIVAQ from the coding sequence ATGAAAACATTTTATTCATTCACCGTAATTTTGGGTTTGAGTTTCTTTATATTTTCTTTCAATACGATTGAAAACAGCAATTTTTCCCATAAAAAAACTTCAAACCACACAACCGTTTTCAACGATACAGATCTTGCAAACGCAGCGAAAGCTAATGACTTTTTCAAAAGATATTCTGATTTAAAAAAATACAAATCGGATATTATGTCATTATACAAAAACAGAACGCTTGGAAGTATTTGGTTTGATGAAGATGAAATCAACGAATTTGGTTCTGTATTGTATGAAAAAGCAAAAAAAACTAACGATTTAATTGTTCCTTACCAAAAAGAAATAGATCTGTTATTTGATTCTAAATCAGAATCTAATATTTCTAAAACAGATGCTGATATGCTTTTAAGTTCATTGTATGTAATGTACACTAAAAAAAATAATACTGACAAAAAGAAATTGGCTTATGATGTAATGCTTAAAGATTTCTTGAACTATAGCACTATTGAAGAATCATCTGCAACTGCCAATCTTGATGCAAAAGTAGAATATGACCAATATTACAAATTGCAAGATGTTTTAAAAAAATATAAAAAACTAGACCGTTCTCATAAATGGAAACCTATTGAAACTGAAGTTCCATATAAAGATTTACGTCCAGATGCTGTATCTAATACAATCGCGCAAGTTAGAACCCGTTTATATTTATTGGGGGATTTAAAACAGGATTCTAAAAGCGATGTTTATGATAGAGAATTAATGGATGCTGTAATGAAATACAAAGTTCGTAACGGATTTAAACCAAATTATATTCTTGCGGAAGAACATATTAAGGAGATGAATATTCCACTTTCTGAAAAAATGGAAACTTTACAGTTAAACATGGAAAGATGCCGCGCGATTGCTGCTCAAATTGCTGCAAGCGATGAATATGTACTGGTAAATGTTCCTTCTTATGAAATGGTATATGTTAAAAACGGAAAAGTTCAATTAACCTCGCCTGTTTTTGTTGGTGCACCTTTAACTAAAACAACCATTTTTAATGGAGAAATTGATAGAATTGTTTTTAGCCCGTATTGGACAGTTCCACAAAGTATTGTTCAAAATGAGTTAAGATCCAAAATCGCTTCAGATCCAAATTATTTGGCTGAAAAAAATATGGAAATGGTAAACGGACAAGTAAGACAAAAACCAGGTCCAGATAATTCTTTAGGATTAGTGAAATTTATGTTTCCAAATTCAGATGATATTTACATGCACGATACGCCGTCTAAAACTTTATTCGATTTTGAAAAAAGAACTTTTAGCCACGGTTGTATTAATGTAAAAATGGCTAAAGAATTGGCAGTTGCCATGTTGCAGGATTATCCAGAATGGACTCAAGCAAAAATTGATAAGGCAATGGAAGGAAAAACAGAAAGCAGCTTTAAATTATCTAAAAAAGTACCTATCTACATTACGTATTTTACTTCATTAGTAAATGAAAATGGCGAAATAGGATTTTTTCAAGATGTTTATGAAAAAGATAAAGAAGTTACAAGCGAAACTGCGATTGTAGCTCAATAA
- a CDS encoding DUF4197 domain-containing protein yields the protein MKKIILLAFAFSLTSCAQVQQTLNQLPQIASQLPVGNADIASGLKEALNKGITQQVSKLTAVDGFYKNEAVKILMPEELQKVDATLRKVGLSSLADEGIKMLNRAAEDAVKEATPIFVTAVKNMSFTDAKNILLGNDSAATTYLQGSTTTALYGKFNPVIKSSFEKVGADVVWKNIITKYNTIPLVKKVNPDLTDYTTTQALSGVFKMIAVEEKEIRNNISARTTPLLKSVFAMQDGK from the coding sequence ATGAAAAAGATTATTCTATTAGCCTTTGCGTTTTCGCTTACTTCATGTGCACAAGTTCAACAGACTTTAAATCAGCTGCCACAAATAGCATCACAGCTCCCGGTTGGCAATGCAGATATTGCCTCTGGATTGAAAGAAGCTTTAAACAAAGGAATTACTCAACAAGTGAGTAAATTAACTGCCGTTGACGGGTTTTATAAAAATGAAGCTGTAAAAATCTTAATGCCAGAAGAATTGCAAAAAGTAGATGCAACTTTACGAAAAGTAGGTTTAAGCTCTCTTGCAGATGAAGGAATTAAAATGCTAAATCGTGCTGCAGAAGATGCCGTAAAAGAAGCAACTCCTATTTTTGTTACCGCAGTTAAAAATATGTCGTTTACAGATGCCAAAAATATTCTATTAGGAAATGACAGTGCTGCAACAACTTATTTGCAAGGAAGTACTACAACTGCCTTGTACGGAAAATTTAATCCAGTAATTAAAAGTTCTTTTGAAAAAGTAGGCGCCGATGTAGTGTGGAAAAACATTATTACAAAATACAATACAATTCCATTAGTAAAAAAAGTAAATCCAGATCTAACAGATTATACCACAACTCAAGCTTTGTCTGGAGTTTTTAAAATGATTGCTGTTGAAGAAAAAGAAATACGCAATAACATCTCTGCAAGAACAACGCCTTTATTAAAAAGTGTATTTGCAATGCAGGATGGAAAATAG